The following are encoded together in the Bos indicus isolate NIAB-ARS_2022 breed Sahiwal x Tharparkar chromosome 29, NIAB-ARS_B.indTharparkar_mat_pri_1.0, whole genome shotgun sequence genome:
- the LOC109554229 gene encoding olfactory receptor 8B3-like, translated as MAPGNDSFVTEFILLGLTDQPDLQLPLFLLFLGMYIVTVLGNLGLILLIVLNSHLHTPMYFFLFNLSSIDICYSSVFTPKMLLNFISKKNIISYTGCMTQLYFYCFFAISECYLLTSMAYDRYVAICKPLLYNVVMSPKVCSSLMLASYLMAFSGAMAHTGCMLRLTFCDANTINHYFCDILPLLQLSCTSTYINELEMFIVVGINIIVPSFTIFVSYGLILSNILHVKSTEGRSKAFSTCSSHIIAISLSFGSGAFMYLKPSSAVSMNEGKISSVFYTNTVPFLNPLIYSLRNKDVKHALRKTLRRRQF; from the coding sequence ATGGCTCCTGGaaatgactcttttgtgactgaaTTCATTCTGTTGGGATTAACAGACCAACCAGATCTCCAACTCCccctattccttttatttctaggaatgtatattgtcactgttcTGGGGAATTTGGGCTTGATACTCCTTATTGTGCTAAATTCACAtctgcacacccccatgtactttttcctctttaACTTGTCCTCTATAGACATCTGTTATTCTTCTGTGTTTACACCAAAAATGCTACTTAATTTCATATCAAAGAAGAATATTATTTCTTATACGGGGTGCATGACTCAGCTCtacttttactgtttttttgCCATTTCTGAATGCTATCTGTTGACAtcaatggcctatgaccgctatgtggccatctgtaagcccCTTTTGTATAATGTTGTTATGTCCCCTAAAGTGTGTTCCAGCCTTATGCTTGCTTCCTACTTGATGGCATTTTCTGGTGCCATGGCTCACACTGGATGCATGCTGAGACTGACCTTCTGTGATGCAAACACCATCAACCATTATTTCTGTGACAtcctccctctgctccagctCTCCTGCACAAGTACCTATATCAATGAATTGGAAATGTTCATCGTGGTGGGCATCAACATCATTGTGCCCAGTTTCACAATCTTTGTCTCCTATGGTCTCATCCTGTCCAACATCCTCCATGTCAAGTCCACGGAGGGCAGGTCCAAAGCCTTCAGCACCTGCAGCTCCCACATCATTGCTATTTCTCTGTCCTTTGGATCAGGGGCATTTATGTATCTCAAACCATCTTCTGCTGTGTCTATGAATGAGGGTAAAATCTCTTCTGTCTTTTATACCAATACTGTTCCCTTCCTCAACCCCTTAATTTACAGCTTGAGGAACAAAGATGTCAAACACGCTCTGAGAAAAACCCTGAGGAGGAGACAGTTTTGA